A DNA window from Bradyrhizobium sp. CCBAU 53421 contains the following coding sequences:
- a CDS encoding pyruvate dehydrogenase complex E1 component subunit beta translates to MPIQVLMPALSPTMEKGNLAKWLKKEGETIKSGDVIAEIETDKATMEVEATDEGTLGKILIPEGTADVAVNTPIATILADGESAADLAKAPAAPAPQPKAAEAPAAEAKAEAPQPAAKAPAAPVSEALPDPEIPAGTEMVTQTIREALRDAMAEEMRRDGDVFIMGEEVAEYQGAYKVTQGLLQEFGARRVIDTPITEHGFAGVGVGAAMAGLKPIVEFMTWNFAMQAIDQIINSAAKTLYMSGGQMGCSIVFRGPNGAAARVAAQHSQDYAAWYSQIPGLKVIAPYSAADYKGLLKSAIRDPNPVVFLENEMLYGHTGEVPKLPDFVIPIGKARIARAGKDVTIVSWAMGMSYALKAADELAKEGIEAEVIDLRTIRPMDTETIINSVKKTGRAVTVEEGWQQSGVGSEVAARIMEHGFDYLDAPVARVSGKDVPMPYAANLEKLALPSVAEVVAAAKAVSYR, encoded by the coding sequence ATGCCCATTCAAGTGCTGATGCCTGCGCTGTCGCCCACCATGGAGAAGGGCAACCTCGCCAAATGGCTGAAAAAGGAAGGCGAGACCATCAAGTCCGGTGACGTCATCGCCGAGATCGAGACCGACAAGGCGACGATGGAGGTCGAGGCGACCGACGAGGGCACGCTCGGCAAGATCCTGATTCCGGAAGGCACCGCCGACGTCGCGGTGAACACGCCGATTGCCACCATCCTGGCCGACGGCGAAAGCGCCGCCGACCTCGCCAAGGCGCCTGCCGCTCCCGCGCCGCAGCCGAAGGCCGCGGAGGCTCCCGCTGCGGAAGCCAAAGCGGAAGCGCCGCAGCCCGCGGCGAAGGCGCCGGCCGCGCCGGTCAGCGAAGCGTTGCCCGACCCGGAAATTCCGGCGGGCACCGAAATGGTCACCCAGACCATTCGCGAGGCGTTGCGCGATGCGATGGCCGAGGAGATGCGGCGCGACGGCGACGTCTTCATCATGGGCGAGGAGGTTGCCGAGTATCAGGGCGCCTACAAGGTGACGCAGGGCCTGTTGCAGGAGTTCGGCGCCCGGCGCGTGATCGACACGCCGATCACCGAGCACGGTTTTGCGGGCGTCGGCGTCGGCGCGGCGATGGCGGGGTTGAAGCCGATCGTCGAGTTCATGACCTGGAATTTCGCGATGCAGGCGATCGACCAGATCATCAACTCCGCGGCCAAGACGCTGTACATGTCCGGCGGCCAGATGGGATGCTCGATCGTGTTCCGCGGCCCGAACGGCGCTGCCGCGCGCGTCGCCGCCCAGCACAGCCAGGACTACGCGGCGTGGTACTCGCAGATCCCCGGCCTCAAGGTGATCGCGCCGTACTCGGCCGCCGACTACAAGGGCCTGCTCAAGTCTGCGATCCGCGATCCCAATCCGGTGGTCTTCCTCGAGAACGAGATGCTGTACGGCCACACCGGCGAGGTGCCGAAGCTGCCCGATTTCGTGATCCCGATCGGCAAGGCGCGGATTGCCCGCGCCGGCAAGGACGTCACTATCGTCTCCTGGGCGATGGGCATGTCCTATGCGCTGAAGGCCGCCGATGAACTCGCCAAGGAAGGCATCGAGGCGGAGGTGATCGATCTGCGCACCATCCGTCCGATGGACACCGAGACGATCATCAATTCGGTGAAGAAGACCGGCCGCGCGGTCACGGTGGAGGAGGGCTGGCAGCAGAGCGGCGTCGGCTCCGAGGTCGCCGCGCGCATCATGGAGCACGGCTTCGACTATCTCGATGCGCCGGTCGCGCGCGTGTCGGGCAAGGACGTGCCGATGCCCTATGCCGCGAACCTGGAAAAGCTCGCTCTGCCCTCCGTCGCCGAGGTGGTCGCGGCCGCCAAGGCCGTGTCTTACCGGTAA
- a CDS encoding NADPH-dependent FMN reductase: MAYNIVTIVGSIRKQSFSLKIANALAKLAPASLKLDVTTLEGISFFNQDLEAAPPADWLAFREKLQKSNGVLFVTPEYNRSIPGVLKNAIDVASRPYGKSSFIGKPVGIISNSPGPLGGVSAAKHLQNILPGISGPILGQPETYLNGIGDAFNDNGELTKESLKTVLQQYLDAFAAFVAKQNG; the protein is encoded by the coding sequence ATGGCCTATAACATCGTCACCATCGTCGGCAGCATCCGCAAGCAGAGCTTTTCGCTCAAGATCGCCAATGCGCTGGCCAAGCTCGCGCCGGCCTCTCTGAAGCTCGATGTGACGACCCTTGAGGGCATTTCCTTCTTCAACCAGGATCTGGAGGCCGCGCCTCCGGCGGACTGGCTGGCGTTCCGCGAGAAGCTGCAGAAGTCGAACGGCGTGCTGTTCGTGACCCCCGAATACAACCGTTCGATCCCGGGTGTGCTGAAGAACGCGATCGACGTCGCCTCGCGGCCTTACGGCAAGAGCTCGTTCATCGGCAAGCCGGTCGGCATCATCTCCAACTCGCCGGGCCCGCTCGGCGGCGTCAGCGCGGCGAAGCACCTGCAGAACATCCTGCCGGGCATTTCCGGCCCGATCCTCGGTCAGCCGGAAACCTATCTCAACGGCATCGGCGACGCCTTCAACGACAACGGCGAACTGACCAAGGAGTCGCTCAAGACGGTGTTGCAGCAGTACCTCGACGCCTTCGCGGCTTTCGTCGCGAAGCAGAACGGCTGA
- a CDS encoding D-alanine--D-alanine ligase family protein, whose amino-acid sequence MAERKIRVAILFGGRSAEHDVSRASAANVLRSLDPDRYDATAIGITRDGRWMVTDAGNGAGTGSGALTIPDQAPQLALLPGGQGRVVVLQGAAGPAELPAFDVVFPVLHGPNGEDGTVQGALELSDVAYVGSRVMGSAAGMDKDIAKRLMREAGLPIVPFVAMSAAAPIGYDDAVSALGSQEVFVKPANMGSSVGVSKARTAAEFEAGCRLAFRFDSKILIERCVAPIREVECSVLEDAVGRVRASQLGEIVPSDKHGFYSYDAKYLDADGALLQVPADVPPAVADTIRELAIKTFGVLGCEGMARIDFFLHGEQAFVNEANTLPGFTNISMYPRLWEASGLPQSELMDVLIGHALERHKRSRKLAFERE is encoded by the coding sequence ATGGCAGAGCGCAAGATCCGGGTCGCGATCCTGTTTGGCGGGCGATCGGCCGAGCACGACGTCTCGCGGGCGTCGGCCGCCAATGTGCTTCGCTCGCTCGATCCGGATCGCTATGACGCCACCGCGATCGGCATCACCCGCGATGGCCGCTGGATGGTCACCGATGCGGGAAACGGCGCCGGCACCGGGAGCGGCGCGCTGACCATTCCGGACCAGGCGCCGCAGCTCGCTCTGCTGCCGGGCGGACAGGGCCGCGTCGTGGTGCTGCAGGGAGCGGCGGGGCCGGCGGAATTGCCGGCGTTCGACGTCGTCTTCCCGGTCCTGCATGGCCCGAACGGCGAGGATGGCACTGTACAGGGTGCGCTGGAATTGTCCGATGTCGCCTATGTCGGGTCGCGCGTGATGGGCTCGGCGGCCGGAATGGACAAGGACATCGCCAAGCGCCTCATGCGCGAGGCGGGATTACCGATCGTCCCGTTTGTCGCGATGTCGGCCGCGGCTCCCATCGGCTATGACGATGCGGTGAGCGCACTCGGCTCGCAGGAGGTCTTCGTCAAGCCCGCCAACATGGGATCATCGGTCGGCGTCTCGAAGGCGCGCACCGCCGCGGAGTTCGAGGCCGGCTGCAGACTGGCGTTCCGCTTCGACAGCAAGATCCTGATCGAGCGCTGCGTCGCGCCGATCCGGGAGGTCGAATGCTCCGTGCTCGAGGATGCCGTAGGCCGCGTCCGCGCCTCCCAGCTCGGCGAGATCGTTCCCTCCGACAAGCACGGCTTCTACTCGTACGACGCGAAGTATCTCGATGCGGACGGCGCGCTGCTTCAGGTGCCCGCCGACGTCCCGCCTGCCGTCGCCGACACCATCAGGGAGCTCGCGATCAAGACGTTCGGCGTGCTCGGCTGCGAGGGCATGGCGCGGATCGACTTCTTCCTGCACGGCGAGCAGGCGTTCGTGAACGAGGCGAACACCCTGCCCGGCTTCACCAACATCAGCATGTATCCGCGGCTTTGGGAGGCCAGCGGCCTGCCGCAATCCGAGCTGATGGATGTCCTGATCGGCCACGCCCTGGAGCGTCACAAGCGCTCCAGGAAGCTGGCATTCGAGCGCGAGTAA
- the lpdA gene encoding dihydrolipoyl dehydrogenase, with protein MADTSFDVIIIGSGPGGYVTAIRAAQLGFKTAIVEKSYLGGICLNWGCIPTKALLRSAEIYHYMQHAKDYGLSADNVSFDPKAVVQRSRGVSKRLNDGVGFLMKKNKVTVIWGDATIDAPGKITVKKSAVEAPKGASGEGTYQAKHIIVATGARPRVLPGLEPDKKLIWTYFEAMVPERMPKSLLVVGSGAIGIEFASFFHTMGSDVTVVEVLPQILPVEDAEIAGLARKRFEKMGIKIMSSTKVTKLEKKADSVVATIDDGKGQPQAKEFERVISAVGVVGNIENLGLEKLGVKTDRGCIVIDGLGKTNVPGIYAIGDVAGPPMLAHKAEHEGVICIEAIKGLHPHPMDKLMIPGCTYCNPQVASVGLTEAKAKEGGREIRVGRFPFVGNGKAIALGEDQGLVKVVFDKKTGQLLGAHMIGAEVTELIQGYVVAMNLETTEEELMHTVFPHPTLSEMMKEAVLDAYGRVLNI; from the coding sequence ATGGCCGACACATCCTTTGACGTCATCATCATCGGCTCCGGCCCCGGCGGCTACGTGACCGCGATCCGCGCCGCGCAGCTCGGCTTCAAGACCGCGATCGTCGAGAAATCCTACCTCGGCGGCATCTGCCTGAACTGGGGTTGCATCCCGACCAAGGCGCTGCTGCGTTCCGCCGAGATCTACCACTACATGCAGCACGCCAAGGATTACGGGCTGTCGGCCGACAACGTCTCGTTCGATCCGAAGGCGGTGGTGCAGCGCTCGCGCGGGGTCTCGAAGCGGCTCAACGATGGCGTCGGCTTCCTGATGAAGAAGAACAAGGTCACGGTGATCTGGGGCGATGCCACGATCGACGCGCCCGGCAAGATCACGGTGAAGAAGTCGGCGGTCGAGGCGCCGAAGGGCGCGAGCGGCGAGGGCACCTACCAGGCCAAGCACATCATCGTCGCGACCGGCGCGCGGCCGCGCGTGCTGCCCGGGCTCGAGCCCGACAAGAAGCTGATCTGGACCTATTTCGAGGCGATGGTGCCGGAGCGGATGCCGAAATCGCTGCTGGTGGTCGGCTCGGGCGCGATCGGCATCGAGTTCGCCTCGTTCTTCCACACCATGGGCTCGGACGTCACCGTGGTCGAGGTGCTGCCGCAGATCTTGCCGGTCGAGGACGCCGAGATCGCCGGCCTTGCGCGCAAGCGGTTCGAGAAGATGGGCATCAAGATCATGTCCTCGACCAAGGTGACAAAACTCGAAAAGAAGGCCGACAGCGTGGTCGCGACCATCGACGACGGCAAGGGCCAGCCGCAGGCGAAGGAGTTCGAGCGGGTGATCTCGGCGGTCGGCGTGGTCGGCAACATCGAGAATCTCGGGCTGGAGAAGCTCGGGGTCAAGACCGACCGCGGCTGCATCGTGATCGACGGTCTCGGCAAGACCAATGTCCCCGGCATCTACGCGATCGGCGACGTCGCGGGCCCGCCGATGCTCGCGCACAAGGCCGAGCATGAGGGCGTGATTTGCATCGAGGCGATCAAGGGCCTGCATCCGCACCCGATGGACAAGCTGATGATCCCGGGCTGCACCTATTGCAACCCGCAGGTCGCCTCCGTCGGCCTCACCGAAGCCAAGGCCAAGGAAGGCGGCCGCGAGATCCGCGTCGGCCGCTTCCCGTTCGTCGGCAACGGCAAGGCGATCGCGCTCGGCGAAGACCAGGGCCTCGTCAAGGTGGTGTTCGACAAGAAGACCGGGCAACTGCTCGGCGCCCACATGATCGGCGCCGAGGTCACCGAGCTGATCCAGGGCTATGTCGTGGCGATGAATCTGGAGACCACGGAAGAGGAACTGATGCACACCGTGTTCCCGCATCCGACCTTGTCGGAGATGATGAAGGAAGCGGTGCTCGACGCCTACGGGCGCGTGCTGAATATCTAG
- the pdhA gene encoding pyruvate dehydrogenase (acetyl-transferring) E1 component subunit alpha: MATPKKTAAKESGQEKAGSPPEFSREQELKALRDMLLIRRFEEKAGQLYGMGAIGGFCHLYIGQEAVVVGMQMALKPGDEVITGYRDHGHMLACDMEARGVMAELTGRRGGYSRGKGGSMHMFSKEKHFYGGHGIVGAQVSLGTGLAFANRYRGNDNVSVTYFGDGAANQGQVYESFNMAELWKLPVIYVIENNRYAMGTAVSRASAQQDFSKRGDSFNIPGKQVDGMDVRAVKAAADEATAWCRGGNGPIILEMQTYRYRGHSMSDPAKYRTREEVEKVRHDQDPIEQVRNRLLASGVSEQDLKAIDAEVREIVNEAADFAQHDPEPDPSELYTDIYR; encoded by the coding sequence ATGGCCACACCCAAGAAAACCGCCGCAAAGGAATCAGGGCAGGAGAAGGCTGGCTCTCCACCCGAATTCTCCAGGGAGCAGGAGCTCAAGGCGCTGCGCGACATGCTCCTGATCCGGCGCTTCGAGGAGAAGGCCGGTCAGCTCTACGGCATGGGTGCGATCGGCGGCTTCTGCCATCTCTATATCGGCCAGGAAGCTGTCGTGGTCGGCATGCAGATGGCGTTGAAGCCGGGCGACGAGGTCATAACGGGCTACCGCGACCACGGCCACATGCTGGCGTGCGACATGGAAGCCAGGGGTGTGATGGCGGAGTTGACCGGACGTCGCGGCGGCTATTCCCGCGGCAAGGGCGGCTCCATGCACATGTTCAGCAAGGAGAAGCATTTCTACGGCGGTCACGGAATCGTGGGCGCGCAGGTGTCGCTCGGCACCGGCCTTGCGTTCGCCAACCGCTATCGCGGCAATGATAACGTCAGCGTGACCTATTTCGGCGACGGCGCGGCCAACCAGGGCCAGGTCTACGAAAGCTTCAACATGGCGGAGTTGTGGAAGCTGCCGGTGATCTACGTGATCGAGAACAATCGCTATGCGATGGGCACCGCGGTGTCGCGCGCCTCGGCGCAGCAGGACTTCTCCAAGCGCGGCGACTCCTTCAACATTCCCGGCAAGCAGGTCGACGGCATGGACGTGCGCGCGGTCAAGGCCGCGGCCGATGAGGCCACCGCATGGTGCCGGGGCGGCAACGGTCCGATCATCCTGGAGATGCAGACCTACCGTTACCGCGGCCATTCGATGTCCGATCCGGCGAAGTACCGCACGCGCGAGGAGGTCGAGAAGGTTCGTCACGACCAGGACCCGATCGAGCAGGTGCGCAACCGCTTGCTGGCATCAGGCGTGAGCGAGCAGGACTTGAAGGCGATCGACGCCGAGGTGCGCGAGATCGTCAACGAAGCCGCCGATTTCGCGCAGCACGATCCGGAGCCGGATCCGTCCGAGCTCTACACCGACATCTACCGCTGA
- a CDS encoding zinc-binding dehydrogenase: MSDGKSGLQLRSLLKKDGELEISLVNVPTPEPGPDEVVVRVEATPINPSDLGLLIGPANMAAAKVSGSKELPVVTARVPEAALPGLAARLDESMPVGNEGAGVVIRTGSSDAAKALMGRTVAMIGGAMYAQYRTLRVGECLPLPDGITPAEGASCFVNPLTSLGMTETMRREGHKALVHTAAASNLGQMLNKICLKDGIGLVNIVRNKEQADILHKIGAKHVVDSSAPDFMDKLTNALVETGATIAFDAIGGGKLAGQILVAMEIAINKSAKVYSRYGSNTHKQVYVYGSLDTREIELPRGFGMAWGIGGWLLFPFLMKIGPEAGNKLRQRVVAELKTTFASHYTKVVSLQEALQLDNIAVYNKRATGEKFLINPNKGA; the protein is encoded by the coding sequence ATGAGTGACGGCAAGAGCGGTCTGCAGTTGCGTTCGCTGCTCAAGAAGGACGGCGAACTGGAGATATCGCTGGTCAATGTCCCGACCCCCGAGCCCGGTCCCGACGAGGTCGTGGTCCGGGTCGAGGCGACCCCGATCAACCCGTCCGACCTCGGGCTCCTGATCGGCCCGGCCAACATGGCGGCGGCCAAGGTCTCCGGCAGCAAGGAATTGCCCGTGGTGACCGCACGCGTGCCGGAAGCGGCCTTGCCGGGCCTCGCCGCGCGGCTCGACGAGTCGATGCCGGTCGGCAACGAAGGCGCCGGCGTCGTGATCCGGACCGGATCGTCGGACGCGGCGAAAGCGCTGATGGGCCGCACCGTCGCGATGATCGGCGGCGCGATGTATGCACAATACCGCACGCTGCGGGTCGGCGAGTGCCTGCCGCTGCCCGACGGCATCACGCCGGCGGAAGGCGCATCCTGCTTCGTCAATCCGCTGACCTCGCTCGGCATGACGGAGACGATGCGGCGCGAGGGACACAAGGCGCTGGTGCACACCGCGGCGGCGTCGAACCTCGGCCAGATGCTGAACAAGATCTGCCTCAAGGACGGCATCGGCCTCGTCAACATCGTGCGCAACAAGGAGCAGGCCGACATCCTGCACAAGATCGGCGCCAAGCATGTCGTCGATTCCAGCGCGCCCGATTTCATGGACAAGCTCACCAATGCGCTGGTCGAGACCGGCGCCACCATCGCCTTCGATGCGATCGGCGGCGGCAAGCTCGCCGGCCAGATTCTGGTCGCGATGGAGATCGCGATCAACAAGTCCGCCAAGGTGTACAGCCGCTACGGCTCGAACACGCACAAGCAGGTCTATGTCTATGGCAGCCTCGACACCCGCGAGATCGAGCTGCCACGCGGCTTCGGCATGGCCTGGGGCATCGGCGGCTGGCTGCTGTTCCCGTTCCTGATGAAGATCGGTCCGGAGGCCGGCAACAAGCTGCGCCAGCGCGTGGTGGCCGAGCTGAAGACGACCTTCGCCAGCCACTACACCAAGGTGGTCTCGCTGCAGGAGGCGCTGCAGCTCGACAACATCGCCGTCTACAACAAGCGCGCGACTGGCGAGAAATTCCTGATCAACCCGAACAAGGGCGCGTAA
- a CDS encoding septum formation initiator family protein translates to MVSRTRLKSILTGLALYTLAALMVGYFGVNAYTGKYGLNARQELDQEIIALTSELARLKKERAEGEQRVSLLRSDRVDPDMLDERARFQLDYVNPRDLVRINKAN, encoded by the coding sequence ATGGTTTCCCGCACGCGCCTCAAATCGATTCTGACCGGGCTCGCCCTCTACACGCTGGCGGCGCTGATGGTCGGCTATTTCGGCGTCAACGCCTATACCGGCAAATACGGTCTGAACGCGCGGCAGGAACTCGACCAGGAAATCATCGCGCTGACCTCGGAGCTGGCGCGGCTGAAGAAGGAGCGGGCCGAGGGCGAGCAGCGGGTGTCGCTGCTGCGGTCGGATCGGGTCGATCCCGACATGCTGGACGAGCGTGCGCGCTTCCAGCTCGACTACGTCAACCCGCGCGATCTCGTTCGGATCAACAAGGCGAACTGA
- a CDS encoding pyruvate dehydrogenase complex dihydrolipoamide acetyltransferase, whose amino-acid sequence MPINILMPALSPTMEKGNLAKWLKKEGDKVKSGDVIAEIETDKATMEVEAVDEGTIAKILVPEGTQDVPVNDVIAVMAGDGEDVKAAASAGAGAAPAAKPAEAPKPAPQAAPAAAPAPAAAPAAQPAAAAPAAAPQAAAPAAQANGHARVFSSPLARRLAKEAGIDLARITGTGPHGRVIARDVDDAKSGKGLKAPAAAPAAAGPSVAPSMSDKQILALFEPGSYEVVPHDGMRRTIAQRLTASVQNVPHFYLTIDCDIGKLLAAREEINAAAPKDKEKKPLYKISVNDFVIKAMAVALQKIPNCNVSWTEGGMLKHKHSDVGVAVAMPGGLITPIIRKAETKTLSTISNEMKDFAARARARKLKPEEYQGGTTAVSNLGMYGINHFTAVINPPHASILAVGTSEERPVVRGGKIEIAHMMSVTLSCDHRAIDGALGAELIGAFKQLIENPVMMMV is encoded by the coding sequence ATGCCGATCAATATTCTCATGCCCGCGCTGTCGCCGACGATGGAAAAGGGCAATCTCGCCAAGTGGCTCAAGAAAGAGGGCGACAAGGTCAAATCCGGCGACGTGATCGCGGAGATCGAAACCGACAAGGCGACGATGGAAGTCGAGGCGGTCGATGAAGGCACGATCGCCAAGATCCTGGTGCCCGAAGGCACCCAGGACGTGCCGGTCAACGACGTCATCGCGGTCATGGCCGGCGACGGCGAGGATGTGAAGGCGGCAGCGAGCGCCGGAGCCGGCGCTGCGCCGGCCGCCAAGCCCGCCGAGGCCCCGAAGCCCGCCCCCCAGGCCGCGCCTGCCGCGGCGCCAGCACCGGCCGCTGCTCCCGCAGCGCAGCCGGCCGCAGCAGCGCCCGCCGCCGCGCCGCAGGCTGCTGCACCGGCCGCACAGGCCAATGGCCACGCCCGCGTGTTCTCCTCGCCGCTGGCGCGCCGGCTGGCAAAGGAAGCCGGCATCGATCTCGCCCGCATCACCGGCACCGGTCCGCATGGCCGGGTCATCGCGCGCGACGTCGACGACGCCAAGTCCGGCAAGGGCCTGAAGGCGCCTGCTGCCGCGCCCGCCGCCGCGGGTCCCAGCGTCGCGCCGTCGATGTCCGACAAGCAGATCCTGGCGCTGTTCGAGCCGGGCTCCTACGAGGTCGTGCCGCATGACGGCATGCGCCGCACCATCGCGCAGCGTCTCACCGCCTCGGTGCAGAACGTCCCGCATTTCTACCTCACGATCGACTGCGATATCGGCAAGCTGCTCGCCGCGCGCGAGGAGATCAACGCGGCTGCGCCGAAGGACAAGGAGAAGAAGCCGCTCTACAAGATCTCGGTCAACGACTTCGTCATCAAGGCGATGGCGGTCGCGCTGCAGAAGATCCCGAACTGCAACGTCAGCTGGACCGAAGGCGGCATGCTCAAGCACAAGCATTCCGACGTCGGCGTCGCGGTGGCGATGCCGGGCGGACTGATCACGCCGATCATCCGCAAGGCCGAGACCAAGACGCTGTCGACCATCTCCAACGAGATGAAGGATTTTGCCGCCCGCGCCCGCGCCCGCAAGCTGAAGCCGGAAGAATACCAGGGTGGCACCACGGCGGTCTCCAACCTCGGCATGTACGGCATCAATCACTTCACCGCCGTGATCAACCCGCCGCATGCCTCGATCCTCGCGGTCGGCACCTCGGAAGAGCGTCCGGTGGTGCGTGGCGGCAAGATCGAGATCGCGCACATGATGAGCGTGACCCTGTCGTGTGATCATCGGGCGATCGACGGTGCGCTCGGTGCCGAGCTGATCGGCGCCTTCAAGCAGCTGATCGAAAACCCCGTGATGATGATGGTGTGA
- a CDS encoding DUF5076 domain-containing protein: protein MAGPKEQPLPPDVMGRDDAIEVLRAFVVDGGLSIAFQRAFEEPDMWGLMLVDIARHAARAYSRESEYTEDEALARIVEMFEAEIARPTDMGQTKPRSQQGH from the coding sequence ATGGCCGGTCCCAAGGAGCAGCCGCTGCCGCCTGACGTGATGGGCCGCGACGACGCCATCGAGGTGCTGCGTGCCTTCGTCGTCGACGGCGGCCTGTCGATCGCGTTCCAGCGCGCCTTCGAGGAGCCGGACATGTGGGGGCTGATGCTCGTCGACATCGCCCGCCACGCTGCGCGCGCCTATTCGCGCGAGAGCGAATACACCGAAGACGAGGCGCTCGCGCGCATCGTCGAGATGTTCGAAGCCGAAATCGCCCGGCCGACCGACATGGGCCAAACCAAACCGCGGTCGCAACAAGGTCACTGA
- a CDS encoding threonine synthase has protein sequence MKDNDNLTIERPTFVTHLECAMEGDHYAADQVHNLSKAGKPLLVRYDLAGVKKALTKAALAERPADLWRYRELLPVRKCKDIVSLGEVTTPLIRLPKLSTRLGGGEIIVKDEGRLPTGSFKARGLVMAVSMGKALGIKHMAMPTNGNAGAALAAYATSCGIKTTIFCPADTPEVNVSEIELQGATVYRVNGYIDDCGKIVGEGKAKVGWFDTSTLKEPYRIEGKKTMGLELAEQLGWDVPDVIFYPTGGGTGLIGMWKAFDELEKIGFIGSKRPRMVAVQASGCAPMVRAYEAGTEHAARWEDAHTIASGIRVPQAIGDFLILRAVRESKGFAIAVEDDKITAALNEVAREEGLLLCPEGAATYAAYKQSLADGRVTKTDRVMLFNCASGLKYPLPPVTRTLDRHKPIDFSQF, from the coding sequence GTGAAAGACAACGACAACCTCACCATCGAACGTCCGACCTTCGTCACCCATCTCGAATGCGCGATGGAGGGCGATCATTATGCGGCCGACCAGGTGCACAACCTGTCGAAGGCCGGCAAGCCGCTCCTGGTGCGCTACGATCTCGCCGGGGTGAAGAAGGCGCTGACCAAGGCCGCACTGGCCGAGCGCCCCGCCGATTTGTGGCGCTACCGCGAGCTGCTGCCGGTACGCAAATGCAAGGACATCGTCAGCCTCGGCGAAGTCACGACGCCGCTGATCCGGCTGCCGAAGCTTTCCACAAGGCTCGGTGGCGGCGAGATCATCGTCAAGGATGAGGGGCGGCTGCCGACCGGCTCGTTCAAGGCGCGCGGCCTCGTGATGGCGGTGTCGATGGGCAAGGCGCTCGGCATCAAGCACATGGCGATGCCGACCAACGGCAATGCCGGCGCGGCGCTGGCGGCCTACGCGACCTCCTGCGGGATCAAGACCACGATCTTCTGTCCCGCGGATACGCCGGAGGTGAATGTCAGCGAGATCGAACTACAGGGCGCGACCGTCTATCGCGTCAACGGCTACATCGACGACTGCGGCAAGATCGTCGGCGAGGGCAAGGCCAAGGTCGGCTGGTTCGATACCTCGACTCTCAAGGAGCCGTACCGGATCGAGGGCAAGAAGACGATGGGCCTCGAGCTTGCCGAGCAGCTCGGCTGGGACGTGCCCGACGTGATCTTCTATCCGACCGGCGGCGGCACCGGCCTGATCGGCATGTGGAAGGCGTTCGACGAGCTCGAGAAGATCGGCTTCATCGGTTCCAAGCGCCCGCGGATGGTCGCGGTGCAGGCCTCCGGCTGCGCGCCGATGGTGCGCGCCTATGAGGCCGGCACCGAGCATGCGGCGCGCTGGGAGGACGCTCACACCATCGCCTCGGGCATCCGCGTGCCGCAGGCGATCGGCGACTTCCTCATCCTGCGCGCGGTGCGCGAGAGCAAGGGATTTGCGATCGCGGTCGAAGACGACAAGATCACCGCCGCGCTCAACGAGGTCGCGCGCGAGGAGGGACTGTTGCTGTGTCCCGAGGGCGCTGCGACCTATGCCGCCTACAAACAGAGCCTTGCCGACGGCCGCGTCACCAAGACCGACCGCGTGATGCTGTTCAACTGCGCCAGCGGGCTGAAATATCCGCTGCCGCCGGTGACCCGCACGCTCGACCGGCACAAGCCGATCGACTTCTCGCAGTTCTGA